A genomic segment from Pectinophora gossypiella chromosome 3, ilPecGoss1.1, whole genome shotgun sequence encodes:
- the LOC126381776 gene encoding leucine-rich repeat-containing protein 57 — translation MGNSGLKQHYDTASKTGVLQLSDHKLKEIPVEVYNLCEILRNLDLSKNKISCLPEELSRFKLLKQLNLDTNKIEVLPEAIMNLRKLEMLNVSNNLISSLPQSFSNLNNLKQVYLNNNRLKQFPTQLLGLTNLEVVELSNNKIIEIPFGMSNFYAAELNLSQNEISVISEDLHEAPKLKILRLEENCLSLDAIKPSLLRDSKIHTINLDGNLFESKQLASLEGYNEYTERYTAMKKKMF, via the coding sequence ATGGGTAACTCGGGGCTCAAACAGCACTACGACACAGCATCAAAAACTGGAGTCTTACAATTGTCCGACCATAAGTTAAAAGAGATTCCAGTAGAGGTATACAATTTGTGTGAGATATTAAGAAACTTGGATTTATCCAAGAATAAAATATCATGTTTACCTGAAGAATTGAGTAgatttaaacttttaaaacaattaaatttaGATACAAATAAGATAGAGGTGTTACCTGAAGCCATTATGAACTTGAGGAAGCTGGAAATGTTGAATGTTTCCAATAATCTAATTTCATCATTGCCTCAATCATTTTCCAACCTAAATAACCTGAAGCaagtttacttaaataataatagactGAAACAGTTTCCCACTCAACTACTGGGCCTTACCAACTTGGAAGTGGTGGAACTGTCCAATAATAAGATAATTGAAATACCTTTTGGTATGTCCAATTTTTATGCAGCTGAATTGAATTTAAGTCAAAATGAAATATCTGTAATTTCCGAAGACTTGCATGAAGCaccaaagttaaaaatattgagATTAGAAGAGAACTGTTTGAGTTTGGATGCAATAAAGCCGAGTTTGCTTAGAGATTCTAAAATACATACCATCAACTTGGATGGCAATTTGTTTGAATCAAAGCAGCTGGCGTCACTGGAAGGGTACAACGAGTACACGGAGAGGTACACAGCCatgaagaaaaaaatgttttga